A region of the Streptomyces sp. NBC_00442 genome:
GTCACGAGCGAGAGGTCCGGTAGGCATCGAAGACCATCTCCTTCTTCACTCGGACGCTGTGGCCGGCGGTGAGGCTGCCCGTTCCGTGGCCTCCGTGGCCGCGGCTGTAGCGGACGGTGTAGGTGTCCTGCTCGTTCGGCTGCTGGCCGGGGTAGGCGAGGTCGACGACCTGCTCGTAGGTGATCTCCTTCGCCTCCCAGGTGTGGGGACGGGCGTTGACGATGATCGTGACGGACTTGTGCCCGTGGGTTTCCTGGGACATGGGGTCCTCCTGAAGTGGGGAGCGTGTGTTCAGAGTGGTGGGTGCCGGGGCGTCTGGCGCGCCGCCGTGTGGGCGGCGCGTCAGACGGCCGGTCGACGGTGGCGGGTCAGCGCCGGGGAAGGGCGAGGAGGTTGTTGGTCCATACGCCGTCGGCGTGGGTCCGCAGGTGCTTCTCGCCCCGGGCGGGCGTGACGACGGCGACCTCCGTGCGGTGTCCAGCCGCGTCGCTGGTGTAGGCCTTGCCGGATTTGTTCTCAATCCAGTCGACGATCTGCGCCCGGGTGCTGTTGCCGGTGTCGCCGGAGGTTTGGTTGGTCCACCACAGGTGGGTGATGTGCTCGTGCGTGGTGCCGCCGGCCGTCAGGCGCACCGCGGTGATCTGGATAGCCATGTTGCTGTTCCTGCCGTTCCTGCCGGCAACGCTCCAACGGGTTCCCGCGACCGGCGCCCGGGTTCCGTGAGCACCCTGGGTGGGGTGCTTCGCCTGGGACGGACGACGTAACTCGCGGGTAGCCGGGAGTACGTGGCGGGCGAGCCCTACGGGGTGTCAGGAGCAGTCGAGGCAGCGGCCGCTGTCCGTGGGGAACATGGCGGGCGGATGCACGATGAAGCATCCTGGGCAGGTGCGGCCGGGGGTGCGGAGCGGG
Encoded here:
- a CDS encoding multiubiquitin domain-containing protein yields the protein MSQETHGHKSVTIIVNARPHTWEAKEITYEQVVDLAYPGQQPNEQDTYTVRYSRGHGGHGTGSLTAGHSVRVKKEMVFDAYRTSRS
- a CDS encoding DUF3892 domain-containing protein — its product is MAIQITAVRLTAGGTTHEHITHLWWTNQTSGDTGNSTRAQIVDWIENKSGKAYTSDAAGHRTEVAVVTPARGEKHLRTHADGVWTNNLLALPRR